In one window of Microbacterium natoriense DNA:
- a CDS encoding methionine ABC transporter ATP-binding protein yields the protein MPIVTLSNVSKAYPSRSPGSGDVVAVDDVTLSIEKGDVFGIIGYSGAGKSTLVRLINALEPATAGTITVDDVDITALTERELRKVRGGIGMIFQQFNLFASKTVKANVAYPLALAGWSKADIEARVTEMLGFVGLADKARAYPEQLSGGQKQRVGIARALATGPAILLADEATSALDPQTTHEVLDLLKRVNEEQGVTIIVITHEMDVIQTIATKVAVMERGRVIEQGDVFDVFSAPQNPASQRFVGTVVKGVPSPAELAVLRERHGGRIVTFSFRDGDSSQAQVFLDLAGAGLDFELIYGGINDIRGRAFGHLTLAIRGGASVIDRALASIAERVEVTVIAEEEVR from the coding sequence ATGCCGATCGTCACCCTCTCGAATGTCTCGAAGGCGTATCCGTCCCGTTCGCCCGGTTCCGGCGACGTGGTCGCCGTCGACGATGTCACGCTGTCGATCGAGAAGGGCGATGTCTTCGGCATCATCGGCTATTCCGGGGCGGGCAAGTCCACCCTCGTCCGTCTGATCAACGCCCTCGAACCGGCGACCGCCGGCACCATCACCGTCGACGACGTCGACATCACGGCCCTCACCGAGCGCGAGCTGCGCAAGGTGCGCGGCGGCATCGGCATGATCTTCCAGCAGTTCAATCTGTTCGCCTCGAAGACGGTCAAGGCGAATGTCGCCTATCCGCTCGCTCTCGCTGGCTGGTCGAAGGCCGACATCGAGGCCCGGGTCACCGAGATGCTCGGCTTCGTCGGGCTCGCGGACAAAGCCAGGGCGTACCCCGAGCAGCTCTCGGGCGGACAGAAGCAGCGTGTCGGCATCGCACGAGCTCTCGCGACCGGGCCCGCGATCCTGCTCGCCGACGAGGCCACCAGCGCCCTCGATCCGCAGACCACGCACGAGGTGCTCGACCTCTTGAAACGCGTGAACGAGGAGCAGGGCGTCACCATCATCGTGATCACGCACGAGATGGATGTCATCCAGACGATCGCGACCAAGGTCGCTGTGATGGAGCGCGGGCGCGTGATCGAGCAGGGCGACGTGTTCGATGTGTTCTCCGCACCGCAGAACCCGGCATCCCAGCGCTTCGTGGGCACGGTCGTCAAGGGCGTGCCGTCGCCCGCCGAGCTTGCGGTGCTGCGCGAGCGTCACGGCGGGAGGATCGTGACGTTCTCGTTCCGCGACGGCGACTCCTCGCAGGCGCAGGTCTTCCTCGACCTCGCGGGAGCAGGACTCGACTTCGAGCTCATCTACGGCGGCATCAACGACATCCGCGGACGCGCGTTCGGTCACCTGACCCTCGCGATCCGCGGCGGGGCGTCCGTGATCGACCGGGCGCTCGCGAGCATCGCCGAACGCGTCGAAGTGACCGTCATCGCGGAAGAGGAGGTCCGCTGA
- a CDS encoding helix-turn-helix transcriptional regulator → MNQTATRVLQVLALLRQRQAWTATELSRRTAVSTRTIRADITRLRELGYVIDAAAGPDGGYRLDRETDLPPLMLDDDEGIAVAIALRQVTTNSVAGIEKSAARALAKLENVLPAPLAAQVRAMEVATAPQTRDRGADVETAVLATIARAVQDSEWLRFEYTPFQGDSSVRRVEPHRLVSWGRRWYLVAFDLDRDGWRSFRVDRISLRPPTRRRFTPRELPDDDVSGYVLRGVASAGWRFRARVLIHAPADVVADRIDPSVGLVEAVDDGHCILATGADHPMTVAVHLALLDQPFTVDGPPELCDAIMTLAKRYAEATITPEHTLNPT, encoded by the coding sequence GTGAATCAGACAGCGACGCGCGTGCTCCAAGTGCTTGCGCTGCTCCGGCAGCGGCAGGCTTGGACCGCCACGGAACTGTCCCGGCGCACAGCCGTGTCGACGCGCACGATCCGTGCCGACATCACTCGCCTACGTGAACTCGGTTACGTCATCGATGCCGCTGCAGGTCCCGACGGAGGCTATCGGCTCGACCGCGAGACCGACCTGCCGCCGCTCATGCTGGACGACGACGAGGGCATCGCCGTCGCGATCGCCCTGCGTCAGGTGACGACGAACTCCGTGGCGGGCATCGAGAAAAGCGCGGCTCGGGCGCTCGCGAAGCTGGAGAACGTGTTGCCTGCGCCGCTCGCCGCCCAAGTGCGCGCGATGGAGGTTGCGACCGCGCCGCAGACACGAGATCGAGGTGCTGACGTCGAGACGGCTGTGCTCGCCACCATCGCCCGCGCCGTGCAGGATTCAGAGTGGCTGCGATTCGAATACACGCCATTCCAGGGCGACAGCTCAGTGCGGCGCGTGGAACCGCATCGGCTGGTGAGTTGGGGGCGACGCTGGTATCTCGTGGCTTTCGACCTCGATCGTGATGGATGGCGCAGCTTCCGGGTCGATCGCATATCACTGCGCCCGCCGACCCGCCGCCGCTTCACACCGCGGGAGCTTCCTGACGACGACGTATCCGGCTATGTGCTTCGCGGTGTCGCCTCGGCCGGATGGCGGTTCCGAGCCCGGGTGCTGATCCATGCGCCAGCCGATGTCGTGGCGGACAGAATCGATCCCTCGGTCGGCCTGGTCGAGGCGGTCGATGACGGGCATTGCATCCTCGCGACCGGAGCGGATCACCCGATGACGGTTGCTGTCCACCTTGCGTTGCTCGACCAGCCGTTCACGGTCGACGGCCCGCCGGAGTTGTGCGATGCCATCATGACCCTCGCAAAGCGCTATGCCGAGGCGACGATTACACCCGAGCACACGCTCAACCCGACGTGA
- a CDS encoding ABC-F family ATP-binding cassette domain-containing protein: MAHLLGAEALHLEYPTRVVFDSVTLGIEEGDRIGIVGRNGDGKSSLLGMLAGFKEPNSGRVTVRGGTTIGVLSQADTLADDVTISQAVVGDMPEHEWAGVARIRDVIEGLLKDLPWDAEIGSLSGGQRRRVSLAKLLAGDWDVIALDEPTNHLDVEAITWLAGHLKKRWSANSGALMVVTHDRWFLDEICTETWEVHDRIVEPFEGGYAAYILQRVERDRMSAATEAKRQNLARKELAWLRRGAPARTSKPKFRIDAANELIADVPEIRDKVSLQSLAVSRLGKDVVDLLDVGVTYPSTGSGTQEKVVLRDIEWRIAPGERTGILGVNGAGKSTLLGLIAGSVEPTVGRVKRGKTVKVQTLTQRLDELDQHWNDPVRVIISGLRTSYTMGAGSKAQDLTPGQLLERLGFDSAQLSTPVKDLSGGQQRRLQLLLVLLDQPNVLILDEPTNDLDTDMLAAIEDLLDSWSGTLLVVSHDRYFLERVTDQQYAILDGRLRHLPGGVDEYLRLRHLQDAEPARAASAKTAPQGLDGAALRTAQKEVAALERRIQKLTEKVDAAKRALADHDQADYAGLGEKMKSIGDTEAEIEELELRWFELTEEIG, from the coding sequence ATGGCACATCTTCTGGGAGCCGAAGCGCTTCACCTCGAATACCCGACCAGAGTCGTCTTCGACTCCGTCACCCTCGGCATCGAGGAAGGGGATCGCATCGGCATCGTCGGCCGCAACGGCGACGGCAAGTCCAGCCTGCTCGGCATGCTCGCCGGCTTCAAGGAGCCGAACTCGGGCCGAGTGACGGTGCGCGGTGGCACCACGATCGGAGTGCTGAGCCAGGCCGACACTCTTGCAGATGACGTGACGATCAGTCAGGCCGTCGTGGGCGACATGCCTGAGCACGAGTGGGCGGGCGTCGCACGCATCCGCGACGTCATCGAAGGGCTGCTGAAGGATCTGCCCTGGGATGCCGAGATCGGCTCGCTCTCCGGCGGCCAGCGCCGTCGGGTCTCGCTCGCGAAGCTGCTCGCAGGGGACTGGGACGTCATCGCCCTCGACGAGCCCACCAACCACCTCGACGTCGAAGCCATCACCTGGCTTGCCGGACACCTCAAGAAGCGGTGGTCGGCGAACTCCGGAGCGCTCATGGTCGTGACCCACGACCGCTGGTTCCTCGACGAGATCTGCACCGAGACGTGGGAGGTGCACGACCGCATCGTCGAGCCCTTCGAAGGCGGCTACGCCGCGTACATCCTGCAGCGCGTCGAGCGCGACCGGATGTCGGCGGCCACGGAGGCGAAGCGGCAGAACCTCGCCCGCAAGGAGCTCGCCTGGCTGCGCCGAGGCGCGCCCGCTCGCACGAGCAAGCCGAAGTTCCGCATCGATGCGGCCAATGAGCTCATCGCCGACGTCCCGGAGATCCGCGACAAGGTCTCGCTGCAGTCGCTCGCCGTGTCGCGCCTCGGGAAAGACGTCGTGGATCTCCTCGACGTCGGCGTCACCTACCCCTCGACAGGCTCGGGGACCCAGGAGAAGGTCGTCCTGCGTGACATCGAATGGCGCATCGCGCCGGGCGAGCGCACCGGCATCCTCGGTGTCAACGGCGCCGGCAAGTCCACTCTTCTCGGCCTGATCGCAGGCAGCGTCGAGCCCACGGTCGGGCGCGTGAAGCGCGGCAAGACCGTCAAGGTGCAGACGCTCACGCAGCGCCTCGACGAGCTCGACCAGCACTGGAACGACCCGGTACGCGTGATCATCTCGGGCCTGCGCACCTCGTACACGATGGGCGCCGGATCCAAGGCGCAAGATCTCACGCCGGGGCAGCTTCTCGAGCGGCTCGGGTTCGACTCGGCCCAGCTCTCGACTCCGGTCAAGGATCTCTCCGGTGGCCAGCAGCGGCGACTGCAGCTGCTGCTCGTGCTGCTCGATCAGCCCAACGTGCTGATCCTCGACGAGCCCACCAACGATCTCGACACCGACATGCTCGCGGCGATCGAGGACCTGCTGGATTCGTGGTCGGGCACGCTCCTCGTGGTCAGCCACGACCGGTACTTCCTCGAGCGCGTCACCGACCAGCAGTACGCGATCCTCGATGGACGTCTGCGCCACCTCCCCGGCGGCGTCGACGAGTACCTCCGCCTCCGGCATCTGCAGGACGCCGAGCCTGCGAGGGCGGCCTCCGCGAAGACCGCGCCCCAGGGACTCGACGGAGCCGCGCTGCGCACGGCCCAGAAGGAGGTCGCCGCCCTCGAGCGGCGCATCCAGAAGCTGACCGAGAAAGTGGATGCCGCCAAGCGCGCGCTCGCCGACCACGATCAGGCCGACTACGCAGGTCTTGGCGAGAAGATGAAGTCGATCGGAGATACCGAGGCCGAGATCGAGGAGCTGGAACTCCGGTGGTTCGAGCTCACCGAGGAGATCGGCTGA
- a CDS encoding winged helix DNA-binding domain-containing protein — MTTLHDIARWRLRTQLLEMPVADAETAVRTMLAVQAENPAQSAWAVATRTLAPHASDLAEALTDGKVVRTHVLRPTWHYVHVDDIRWLIALTAPRVLPVFDRQLQPSADRMTALTDAIEHAVADSPGLTRAEIGAALAESGLDVPSSQLTLLLGRLELSCLLSSGEPRDGRHTFALMADRVPPAPAMDRDAALAHLALGYLSSHGPATDRDLAYWATLTLTDARRGIAAVSERLEAFEHDGLMYWHAPPTGPIADRGRAHLLQVLDEMYRGYQDSRWALDAEGVVPRTREASIGMVLCDGQLVAGMRRSVSATKAVFTLSPYRGIGSRERDEIEDAAARCAAFLGVEPVLEFTSG; from the coding sequence ATGACGACGCTGCACGACATCGCACGGTGGCGGTTGCGCACCCAGCTCCTCGAGATGCCGGTCGCAGATGCCGAGACGGCCGTGCGCACGATGCTCGCCGTCCAGGCAGAGAACCCTGCACAGTCGGCATGGGCGGTCGCGACCCGAACGCTCGCTCCCCACGCGAGCGACCTGGCGGAGGCGCTGACAGATGGAAAGGTCGTGCGCACACACGTGCTGCGCCCGACCTGGCACTACGTGCACGTGGACGACATCCGCTGGCTGATTGCGCTCACCGCCCCGCGCGTGCTGCCCGTCTTCGACCGGCAGCTGCAGCCGTCGGCCGATCGTATGACCGCTCTCACCGATGCGATCGAACACGCCGTCGCCGACAGCCCGGGCCTCACGCGTGCCGAGATCGGCGCTGCGCTCGCGGAAAGCGGACTCGATGTGCCGTCGTCGCAGCTGACTCTCCTGCTGGGGCGACTCGAGCTGAGCTGTCTGCTCTCCAGCGGCGAGCCGCGCGACGGTCGACACACCTTTGCCCTGATGGCCGACCGGGTACCGCCTGCACCAGCAATGGACCGCGACGCGGCGCTTGCCCACCTGGCGCTCGGCTATCTCTCGTCTCACGGACCCGCCACAGATCGCGACCTCGCGTATTGGGCGACCCTCACACTGACGGATGCGCGTCGTGGGATCGCCGCTGTCTCGGAACGGCTGGAGGCTTTCGAGCATGACGGCCTGATGTACTGGCATGCTCCGCCGACTGGCCCGATCGCTGATCGGGGTCGTGCGCACTTGTTGCAGGTTCTCGACGAGATGTATCGGGGATATCAGGATTCCCGCTGGGCGCTGGATGCCGAGGGCGTCGTGCCGAGGACGCGTGAGGCGTCGATCGGCATGGTGCTCTGCGACGGCCAGCTCGTGGCCGGCATGCGGCGCAGCGTGAGCGCCACCAAGGCTGTCTTCACTCTGTCGCCGTACCGCGGGATCGGTTCACGCGAGCGCGACGAGATCGAGGATGCAGCCGCTCGGTGCGCCGCTTTTCTCGGCGTCGAGCCGGTGCTCGAGTTCACGTCGGGTTGA
- a CDS encoding epoxide hydrolase family protein — protein MINNEPNGTLQTTVPTDERITPFTLSIPEHDLIDLRDRLANTRYTTEAPGADPVYGASLTQVRAMAEYWRHEFDWRSVEARLAAFPQFMTTIDGQPVHFLHVRSAEPSAFPIVLTHGWPGSFAEFADMIGPLVDPVAYGGRAEDAFHVVVPSFPGYTFSGPVTEPGWGSARVAAAWDTLMKRLGYERYGAHGGDGGSLVGRELGILAPEGLVGTHVLQLFSFPSGDPMEFEKLGPKDFEALEILKDFGEISAFATLQSTRPQTLAHALADSPVGQLAWNELMATFDRPTALTRDQLLTHVSLYWFTNTAGSSARQYKEDARFNAGDGIAARVNHTPTGVSVFKNDFHSIRAFAERDNDQIVFWKEHEVGGHFAAMEVPGVLVADLREFFGPLR, from the coding sequence ATGATCAACAATGAGCCGAACGGCACCCTCCAGACCACCGTCCCCACCGATGAGCGGATCACCCCGTTCACCCTCTCGATCCCCGAACATGACCTCATCGACCTGCGCGACCGCCTCGCGAACACCCGATACACGACTGAGGCGCCCGGAGCCGATCCTGTGTACGGTGCAAGCCTCACCCAGGTGCGCGCCATGGCGGAGTACTGGCGGCACGAATTCGACTGGCGGTCCGTGGAAGCACGGCTCGCTGCCTTCCCGCAGTTCATGACGACCATCGACGGGCAGCCCGTCCACTTCCTGCACGTCCGCTCAGCGGAGCCCAGCGCTTTCCCGATCGTGCTGACGCACGGATGGCCCGGATCGTTCGCCGAGTTCGCCGACATGATCGGGCCGCTGGTGGATCCGGTGGCGTATGGCGGACGAGCCGAGGACGCGTTCCATGTCGTCGTGCCGAGCTTCCCGGGGTATACGTTCAGCGGTCCGGTGACAGAGCCGGGCTGGGGTTCGGCGCGAGTGGCAGCGGCCTGGGACACTCTCATGAAGCGCCTGGGATACGAACGGTACGGAGCGCACGGCGGCGACGGTGGCTCCCTGGTAGGGCGTGAGCTCGGCATCCTCGCCCCCGAGGGGCTGGTGGGCACGCACGTCCTGCAGTTGTTCTCGTTCCCGAGCGGGGATCCGATGGAGTTCGAGAAGCTCGGCCCGAAGGACTTCGAAGCGCTCGAGATCCTGAAGGACTTCGGCGAGATCTCGGCGTTCGCGACGCTGCAGTCCACCCGTCCGCAGACGCTTGCTCACGCGCTCGCCGATTCGCCGGTGGGGCAGCTGGCGTGGAATGAACTGATGGCGACGTTCGACCGCCCGACCGCGCTCACCCGCGATCAGCTCCTCACCCACGTCTCGTTGTACTGGTTCACCAACACAGCGGGCTCGTCCGCGCGGCAGTACAAAGAGGATGCGCGCTTCAACGCTGGCGACGGCATCGCGGCGCGCGTCAACCACACCCCCACTGGCGTCTCCGTCTTCAAGAACGACTTCCATTCGATTCGCGCTTTCGCCGAACGCGACAACGATCAGATCGTGTTCTGGAAGGAGCATGAGGTGGGTGGGCATTTCGCCGCCATGGAGGTGCCCGGCGTGCTGGTCGCCGACCTTCGCGAATTCTTCGGACCGCTGCGCTGA
- a CDS encoding Na+/H+ antiporter encodes MEGLEVTVLLGLTILAGTLLAPRIRLALPLVLVVFGLLLGFVPALREVQLPPETVLLLFLPVMLFWESLTTSLRSIRRDFRYILPMSTLLVVASAFAVAGVGVLLGMPWEIALILGAAVAPPDATAVAALGRLLPRRTFMKLKAESLTNDGTALVLYAIAISLAVGGNVTPWSITWTVLVSYVGGVLAGAVIAALAYLLLRQATRTAVINVTLLLVPFTAFLLAEIMHASGVLAVVVAGLVIAYVSPRITTASSRRQSEAAFPFGVFLLNGALFVLIGLEVQYVVHEISAAAVGRLVLTTLAVWVVLLLVRYFFQLLNVLFQRAPGPRPPRGLRSRMRLVSTVAGMRGAVSLAIALSVPVEIGGAGRDEIVVVTAGVILLSLLVQGPLLPAVVRWASPPSDTAEIEEYELAERTISGAALAALDDLATEHGVGQEVLDRVRSEGYMMLEYANARALAREQAVVDAEANVLDAMLDEPDPYDGGGLEMVDSDAAGSGSLQIIATSTAVDLAQRSPLIRHEEHTRLKLALLDRKREVLLGLRRSGAVDDMVVRRISARLDLEQVRLQGIEEFD; translated from the coding sequence ATGGAAGGCCTCGAAGTCACCGTCCTGCTCGGACTCACGATCCTCGCAGGCACGCTGCTCGCGCCACGCATCCGGCTCGCTCTGCCGCTGGTTCTCGTGGTGTTCGGCCTGCTCCTCGGATTCGTCCCCGCGCTGCGCGAAGTGCAGCTGCCTCCGGAAACGGTGCTGCTGCTCTTCCTGCCGGTGATGCTGTTCTGGGAGAGCCTGACGACCTCGCTGCGTTCGATCAGGCGAGACTTCCGCTACATCCTCCCGATGAGCACGCTGCTGGTGGTCGCATCGGCCTTCGCGGTCGCCGGCGTCGGCGTCCTGCTCGGGATGCCGTGGGAGATCGCCCTCATCCTCGGGGCCGCGGTCGCGCCCCCGGACGCGACGGCGGTGGCGGCTCTCGGTCGTCTGCTGCCCCGACGCACGTTCATGAAGCTCAAGGCCGAGAGCCTCACCAACGACGGAACAGCGCTCGTGCTCTACGCGATCGCGATCTCGCTCGCGGTCGGGGGGAACGTCACCCCGTGGAGCATCACCTGGACCGTGCTCGTGTCGTACGTCGGCGGCGTCCTGGCCGGCGCCGTGATCGCCGCGCTGGCGTACCTGCTCCTTCGTCAGGCGACGCGCACGGCCGTCATCAACGTCACCCTGCTGCTCGTGCCCTTCACCGCGTTCCTGCTGGCCGAGATCATGCACGCCTCGGGAGTGCTCGCCGTGGTCGTCGCGGGCCTCGTGATCGCCTACGTGTCGCCGCGCATCACCACCGCGTCGTCTCGGCGGCAGTCGGAGGCGGCCTTCCCGTTCGGCGTCTTCCTCCTCAACGGGGCGCTCTTCGTGCTGATCGGCCTCGAAGTGCAGTACGTCGTGCACGAGATCTCGGCGGCCGCGGTCGGCCGACTGGTGCTGACCACCCTCGCCGTGTGGGTCGTGCTTCTCCTGGTGCGCTACTTCTTCCAGCTGTTGAACGTCCTCTTCCAGAGAGCGCCCGGGCCTCGGCCTCCGCGAGGACTCCGCTCGCGGATGCGGCTCGTCTCGACCGTCGCGGGCATGCGCGGCGCCGTGTCGCTCGCGATCGCCCTGTCGGTGCCTGTCGAAATCGGGGGAGCGGGGCGCGACGAGATCGTGGTCGTCACCGCAGGAGTCATCCTGCTCAGCCTTCTCGTGCAGGGGCCGCTGCTGCCTGCGGTCGTGCGCTGGGCGAGTCCGCCGTCCGACACGGCGGAGATCGAGGAGTACGAGCTCGCAGAACGCACGATCTCAGGTGCCGCCCTCGCCGCGCTCGACGATCTCGCGACCGAGCACGGCGTCGGCCAGGAGGTGCTCGACCGCGTGCGCAGCGAGGGCTACATGATGCTGGAGTACGCGAACGCGCGAGCCCTGGCCCGGGAGCAGGCCGTCGTCGACGCCGAGGCGAACGTCCTCGACGCGATGCTCGACGAACCCGACCCCTACGACGGAGGGGGCCTCGAGATGGTCGACTCGGATGCCGCGGGCAGCGGCTCCCTGCAGATCATCGCGACCTCGACGGCCGTCGACCTCGCACAGCGTTCGCCGCTCATCCGCCACGAGGAGCACACCCGCCTCAAGCTCGCCCTGCTCGATCGCAAGCGCGAGGTGCTGCTGGGCCTTCGTCGCTCGGGCGCGGTCGACGACATGGTGGTCCGTCGCATCTCTGCGCGCCTCGATCTCGAGCAGGTGCGGCTGCAGGGCATCGAGGAATTCGACTGA
- a CDS encoding alpha/beta hydrolase, producing MLLRTVDVGHGDKTALLLHGLMGSAESWWRVIPLLVEHGYRVLAMDLPGHGLSPRDPDLTMAKAAASVTATLEARAPQRPLHAIGHSYGATVLAAAGLDAEVTVYVDSALSFTGGDDRTRLIERYESDRRNRQDPAWLRSSRPFYTAKDAEVEARAATCFDPATSASISCGDDVVLMPREGAILVHAEPSNWVTDDDKHRFAEQGVSVRGIRSAAHTVWYSHFDEFTASVPEVFGEYP from the coding sequence ATGCTGCTGCGCACCGTCGACGTCGGACACGGCGACAAGACCGCGCTCCTGCTGCACGGGCTGATGGGATCCGCCGAGAGCTGGTGGCGCGTCATCCCTCTGCTGGTCGAGCACGGCTACCGCGTGCTCGCCATGGACCTCCCGGGGCACGGCCTCTCGCCCCGCGACCCCGATCTCACGATGGCGAAGGCCGCGGCATCCGTCACCGCGACCCTCGAGGCACGAGCACCGCAGCGTCCGCTCCACGCGATCGGCCACTCCTATGGCGCCACGGTGCTCGCCGCCGCCGGACTCGACGCCGAGGTGACCGTATACGTCGACTCTGCCCTGTCGTTCACGGGCGGCGACGACCGTACGCGGCTTATCGAGCGGTACGAGAGCGACCGCCGTAATCGGCAGGATCCGGCGTGGCTTCGCTCCTCCCGCCCGTTCTACACCGCGAAGGATGCCGAGGTCGAAGCCCGTGCCGCGACCTGCTTCGACCCGGCGACCAGCGCGTCGATCTCGTGCGGAGACGATGTCGTGCTGATGCCCCGGGAAGGGGCGATCCTCGTGCACGCCGAGCCGAGCAACTGGGTCACCGACGATGACAAGCACCGCTTCGCCGAGCAGGGCGTGAGCGTACGCGGGATCCGCTCCGCCGCCCACACCGTCTGGTACAGCCATTTCGACGAGTTCACGGCATCCGTGCCCGAGGTGTTCGGCGAGTACCCTTGA
- a CDS encoding methionine ABC transporter permease, which translates to MDRLNELWPELWKSALETLYMTSFALVLGGVLGLAIGVVLYVTRPGGLAENRAVAVVANLAVNFFRPIPFVLFVAVAQPFARFVVGTGIGTTAGAFMIGLAAAFAIGRIVEQHLVSVSPGVIEAARSMGAGPWRILFTVAIPESLGPLILGYTFIVVALIDMTAMAGLIGGGGLGAFAQIYGFRQFEPVVMWTAIVLIVVFVHLVQLLGTRLARKVMRR; encoded by the coding sequence ATGGATCGTCTGAACGAACTGTGGCCCGAGCTGTGGAAGTCCGCGCTCGAGACCCTGTACATGACGTCCTTCGCCCTCGTGCTCGGCGGCGTCCTCGGCCTCGCGATCGGCGTCGTCCTCTACGTCACCCGCCCCGGTGGTCTCGCGGAGAACCGGGCCGTCGCCGTCGTCGCGAATCTCGCTGTGAACTTCTTCCGGCCGATTCCGTTCGTGCTGTTCGTGGCGGTCGCCCAGCCGTTCGCCCGCTTCGTGGTCGGCACCGGCATCGGCACCACGGCCGGCGCCTTCATGATCGGCCTCGCAGCGGCCTTTGCGATCGGCCGGATCGTCGAGCAGCACCTGGTGTCGGTCTCGCCCGGGGTGATCGAGGCGGCTCGCTCGATGGGAGCAGGCCCGTGGCGCATTCTGTTCACCGTCGCGATACCCGAGTCCCTCGGGCCGCTCATCCTCGGCTACACGTTCATCGTCGTCGCTCTGATCGATATGACCGCGATGGCAGGTCTCATCGGCGGCGGCGGTCTCGGCGCCTTCGCGCAGATCTACGGTTTCCGGCAGTTCGAACCGGTCGTGATGTGGACGGCGATCGTCTTGATCGTGGTGTTCGTGCATCTCGTGCAGCTGCTGGGCACACGCCTCGCACGCAAGGTCATGCGGCGCTGA
- a CDS encoding MetQ/NlpA family ABC transporter substrate-binding protein, with amino-acid sequence MTRRTTSIIAALAAVPLFVALAGCATASESTGSGSGESTENETVKIGVVGKGDAQWAPFVEAAADEGITVELVDFGSYEQPNPALTEGEIDLNQFQHIVYLAEYNDASGEDLVPIGSTAIYPLGLYSTKYDDVKDIPEGETVAVPDDASNQARALLVLQSAGLVELKSGGTIFSDLADVDTDKSKVKITALEGALIPTSLPDVAAAIINNDFVEDAGLKFEDAIAQDDPEDPNALPYVNIFAARAEDADNKTYQKLVEIFQTNEDVQAGLLESSGNTAVALQIPVEDLVASLKKVEADTKDKK; translated from the coding sequence ATGACCCGTCGCACAACGTCCATCATCGCCGCGCTCGCCGCGGTCCCGCTCTTCGTCGCCCTCGCGGGCTGCGCGACGGCATCCGAATCCACCGGCTCCGGCTCGGGCGAGTCGACCGAGAACGAGACCGTCAAGATCGGCGTCGTCGGCAAGGGCGACGCGCAGTGGGCGCCGTTCGTCGAGGCCGCCGCAGACGAGGGCATCACAGTCGAACTCGTCGACTTCGGCTCCTACGAGCAGCCGAACCCGGCGCTCACCGAGGGCGAGATCGACCTCAACCAGTTCCAGCACATCGTCTACCTCGCCGAGTACAACGACGCCTCCGGTGAGGACCTGGTTCCGATCGGCTCCACCGCGATCTATCCGCTCGGCCTCTACTCGACGAAGTACGACGATGTGAAGGACATCCCCGAGGGCGAAACGGTCGCCGTGCCCGACGATGCCTCGAACCAGGCGCGGGCCCTGCTCGTGCTGCAGTCGGCAGGTCTCGTCGAGCTCAAGAGCGGCGGCACGATCTTCTCCGACCTCGCTGACGTCGACACCGACAAGTCGAAGGTCAAGATCACCGCTCTCGAGGGGGCGCTCATCCCGACCTCGCTGCCCGACGTGGCCGCTGCGATCATCAACAACGACTTCGTCGAGGACGCCGGGCTCAAGTTCGAAGACGCGATCGCGCAGGACGATCCTGAAGACCCGAACGCGCTGCCGTACGTGAACATCTTCGCGGCGCGGGCCGAGGACGCCGACAACAAGACCTACCAGAAGCTCGTCGAGATCTTCCAGACCAACGAGGACGTGCAGGCAGGCCTGCTCGAGTCTTCCGGGAACACTGCCGTCGCGCTGCAGATCCCCGTCGAAGACCTCGTGGCGTCGCTGAAGAAGGTCGAAGCAGACACGAAGGACAAGAAGTAG